A single region of the Portunus trituberculatus isolate SZX2019 chromosome 29, ASM1759143v1, whole genome shotgun sequence genome encodes:
- the LOC123510611 gene encoding uncharacterized protein LOC123510611 isoform X3: MRLPQSSSTPLGLLLLLLLLLLAARGRGLRLSGVQVPRVVVSGSSVQLVCNYEQSVERHDPLYSLKWYRDVNQFYEYIPKRKKQVRVYDIPYIHVDEDGSSEGSVRLTGLTRAASGMFRCEVMSDKPYFETDDKAENMTVVDVPAWGPEVMGVVRGAGMMGGGAGEQSVERVGNTRVRPGDIVVTRCEAGPSHPPANITWTLNHSLQPPPHARLHNTHHTDQDGRHAQMSELEVEVQESWLGRGVMTLSCHVSISHVYHRTANLTLVHADHPQPAGFGWFSSGWKVRICISPKNVVHKLSDLRL; encoded by the exons ATGAGGCTGCCGCAGAGCTCCTCCACGCCCCTGGGccttctgctgctcctcctgctgctgctactggccGCCAGGG GTCGTGGGCTGAGACTCTCCGGAGTGCAGGTGCCTCGGGTGGTCGTCTCCGGGTCGTCTGTACAGCTGGTGTGTAACTACGAGCAGAGTGTTGAGAGGCACGACCCGCTGTACTCTCTCAAGTGGTACAGGGACGTGAATCAGTTTTACGAGTATATaccgaagaggaagaagcaagtgCGGGTGTATGACATTCCCTATATCCATGTAGAT GAGGATGGCAGCTCGGAGGGATCTGTACGGCTGACGGGACTGACAAGAGCCGCTTCGGGCATGTTTAGGTGTGAGGTGATGAGTGACAAGCCCTACTTTGAAACCGACGATAAGGCGGAGAATATGACGGTAGTAG ATGTGCCTGCGTGGGGGCCAGAGGTGATGGGCGTGGTGCGGGGCGCGGGCATGATGGGCGGCGGGGCGGGAGAGCAGTCCGTGGAGAGAGTCGGGAACACCAGAGTTAGACCGGGGGATATTGTAGTGACGAGGTGCGAAGCGGGTCCATCTCATCCACCCGCTAACATCACGTGGACCTTAAACCACTCATTGCAGCCGCCCCCGCACGCCCGTctgcacaacacacaccacacggaCCAGGACGGACGCCACGCACAGATGTCG GagctggaggtggaggtgcaggAGTCATGGCTAGGGCGGGGCGTCATGACACTTTCCTGCCACGTCAGCATCTCCCACGTGTACCACCGCACCGCTAACCTCACCCTTGTACACGCAGACCACCCCCAACCTGCAGGCTTCGGGTGGTTCTCCTCAG